Proteins encoded in a region of the Nocardia asteroides genome:
- a CDS encoding cytochrome P450, with amino-acid sequence MKPHYVYRWVNNHGLIRLFNTILLRRGDLFARLIGSAEGIENPYGLIEEMRGEGGLHRALPVWITFDHDMVREILRDNRFGVGIPTVFGIPQPVLSALEHRPLPPNPVDPPSMLVIDQSEHTRMRKPVTAAFTPRAVARLRDRIETVTEELLAALPDDGPADLVARYAAQVPIAIISEMLGFPDSDREMFLRWGDDISPLLDLGISWQTHQRAMESSERVHRYLIEHVERLRAEPGDDILSSLVTAGELSTYELCASATLLMAAGFETTVNLIGKGIIWLLRHPEQVDRLRAAPELWPNAVEEILRIDPPVQTTARTTRTALEIGGVRLRERSTVVLSLAGANRDPAVFTDPARFDITRDNAKNHLSFGSGAHVCLGAALARMEATHALRALFEAFPNLRLTDPPTRRPLFTLHGYERLPAHTGPRVRSHQPIG; translated from the coding sequence ATGAAACCGCATTACGTGTATCGGTGGGTCAACAATCACGGGTTGATCCGCCTGTTCAATACGATACTGCTCCGTCGTGGTGATCTGTTCGCTCGGTTGATCGGCAGCGCGGAGGGTATCGAGAATCCGTACGGTCTGATCGAGGAGATGCGCGGGGAGGGTGGGTTACACCGTGCCCTTCCGGTATGGATCACCTTCGATCACGATATGGTCCGGGAAATCCTGCGCGACAACCGTTTCGGTGTCGGGATACCGACCGTATTCGGTATCCCGCAGCCCGTGCTGAGCGCGCTGGAGCATCGGCCCCTCCCACCGAATCCGGTGGACCCGCCGTCGATGCTGGTGATCGACCAGTCCGAGCACACGCGGATGCGCAAACCGGTCACCGCAGCATTCACCCCGCGGGCCGTCGCCCGACTGCGTGACAGGATCGAGACGGTCACCGAGGAACTGCTCGCTGCCCTCCCCGACGACGGCCCCGCCGACCTGGTGGCGCGGTACGCGGCGCAGGTGCCCATCGCCATCATCTCCGAGATGCTCGGCTTCCCGGACTCCGACCGCGAGATGTTCTTGCGCTGGGGTGACGACATCAGTCCGTTGCTCGACCTCGGGATCTCCTGGCAGACGCACCAGCGGGCGATGGAGTCCTCGGAGCGAGTGCACCGGTATCTCATCGAGCACGTCGAGCGACTCCGCGCCGAACCCGGCGACGATATCCTCAGCAGCCTGGTCACCGCAGGCGAACTGTCCACCTACGAACTGTGCGCGTCGGCGACCCTGCTGATGGCCGCAGGCTTCGAGACCACGGTCAACCTGATCGGCAAGGGCATCATCTGGCTGCTCCGTCACCCCGAGCAGGTGGACCGGTTGCGCGCCGCGCCGGAACTCTGGCCCAATGCGGTGGAGGAGATCCTCCGGATCGATCCGCCGGTGCAGACCACCGCTCGCACCACGCGGACAGCGCTGGAGATCGGTGGTGTCCGGTTGCGCGAGAGGTCGACCGTGGTGCTGTCGCTGGCCGGCGCGAACCGCGACCCCGCCGTGTTCACCGACCCGGCCCGTTTCGACATCACCCGGGACAACGCCAAGAATCATCTGTCCTTCGGCAGCGGTGCCCACGTGTGCCTGGGCGCCGCTCTGGCCCGTATGGAAGCGACGCATGCCCTGCGCGCGCTGTTCGAGGCGTTTCCGAACCTGCGATTGACCGATCCGCCTACCCGGAGGCCGCTGTTCACCCTGCACGGTTACGAACGCCTTCCCGCACACACCGGTCCACGCGTCCGCAGCCACCAGCCCATTGGCTGA
- a CDS encoding fasciclin domain-containing protein — protein sequence MRNAKRSLLLATALTATVLGAASCADDNDTSSATSTTSPAAETTATTSPSTGTPASAPVGPGCAAYAEQVPTGPGSVTGMATEPASVAASNNPMLTTLVAAISGQLNPQVNLVGTLDGGQSTVFAPVDAAFAKVDPATIETLKTDSAALTKLLSYHVVPGRVGPGEIAGDHKTVEGSTVTVTGNGDDLKVADAGVICGGLQTANATVYMIDTVLTPPAA from the coding sequence ATGCGAAACGCGAAACGATCACTTCTGCTGGCTACGGCCCTCACCGCCACCGTCCTGGGGGCGGCGTCCTGCGCGGATGACAACGACACATCCTCCGCGACCTCGACAACCAGTCCGGCCGCCGAGACGACGGCGACGACATCCCCGTCGACGGGAACACCCGCGTCGGCTCCCGTCGGCCCAGGCTGCGCCGCGTACGCCGAGCAGGTGCCGACTGGCCCGGGTTCGGTGACCGGCATGGCGACCGAACCCGCATCGGTCGCCGCATCGAACAACCCGATGCTCACCACGCTCGTCGCCGCGATATCCGGTCAGCTCAATCCGCAGGTGAACCTGGTGGGTACCCTCGACGGCGGACAATCCACCGTGTTCGCACCGGTCGACGCGGCCTTCGCCAAGGTCGATCCCGCGACGATCGAAACGTTGAAGACCGATTCGGCCGCGCTCACCAAGCTCCTGTCGTATCACGTGGTGCCAGGACGGGTGGGGCCGGGCGAGATCGCGGGGGACCACAAGACCGTCGAAGGTTCCACGGTCACCGTGACCGGCAACGGTGACGATCTCAAAGTGGCTGATGCCGGCGTGATCTGCGGCGGACTCCAAACCGCGAACGCCACCGTGTACATGATCGACACGGTGTTGACGCCCCCTGCGGCATGA
- a CDS encoding FAD-dependent oxidoreductase gives MTDPSRVVVLGSGFAGLWAALAAARRLDELGVAVGTVDVTMISSTPYHDIRVRDYESDLSTARIPLSALLDPVGIEHIIGEVTAIDAVARVVESTAGAHGYDRLVLAVGSRVVKPDIPGLREFGFDIDTHDAATGLQAHLRRLAQGPADPAAATVVVVGAGLTGIEEATELPAMLADAFAPRAVAPRVILVDRNPFVGSDMGASARPVIEAALAYTGIETRLGVGVVAIGERGVTLSSGEVVTAATVVWCAGMRANPLTADFGVDLDRLGRLPVDDYLRVCGVPGVFAAGDVAAAQMDDEHMSVMSCQHSRPMGRWAGYNVIGDLLGEPMKPLRISWYVTVLDLGPAGAVYTEGWDRHVVACGKAAKDTKRAINTRRIYPPLNRDRDALLAAAAPELQTAPEHGH, from the coding sequence GTGACCGATCCTTCGCGTGTCGTGGTTCTCGGGTCCGGGTTTGCGGGTCTGTGGGCGGCGCTCGCGGCGGCGCGGCGGCTCGACGAGCTCGGTGTGGCGGTCGGAACCGTCGATGTCACGATGATCAGTTCCACTCCGTACCACGACATACGCGTGCGTGACTACGAGAGCGATCTGAGCACGGCCCGCATCCCATTGAGCGCTCTTCTGGATCCGGTCGGAATCGAGCACATCATCGGCGAAGTGACGGCGATCGATGCCGTGGCGCGGGTCGTGGAATCCACCGCGGGCGCTCACGGCTACGACCGGCTGGTGCTCGCGGTGGGCAGCCGGGTGGTCAAGCCCGATATCCCCGGCCTGCGGGAGTTCGGCTTCGACATCGACACCCATGACGCAGCGACCGGACTGCAAGCCCACCTGCGCAGGCTTGCCCAGGGCCCCGCTGACCCGGCGGCCGCGACAGTAGTCGTCGTCGGGGCAGGTTTGACGGGCATCGAAGAAGCGACTGAGCTGCCCGCGATGCTCGCCGACGCCTTCGCCCCGCGTGCCGTCGCACCGCGGGTCATCCTGGTCGACCGCAATCCGTTCGTCGGCTCGGACATGGGCGCCTCGGCGCGACCGGTCATCGAGGCGGCGCTGGCCTACACCGGGATCGAGACCAGGTTGGGCGTCGGGGTCGTCGCCATCGGTGAGCGCGGCGTGACGCTCTCCTCGGGTGAAGTGGTGACCGCTGCCACCGTCGTCTGGTGCGCCGGCATGCGGGCCAACCCGCTGACCGCGGACTTCGGCGTCGACCTTGACCGGCTGGGTCGACTCCCCGTCGACGATTATCTGCGGGTCTGCGGTGTGCCCGGGGTATTCGCCGCCGGTGACGTCGCCGCCGCACAAATGGACGACGAGCATATGTCGGTGATGTCCTGCCAGCACAGCCGCCCGATGGGCCGATGGGCCGGATACAACGTCATCGGCGATCTTCTCGGCGAGCCCATGAAGCCGTTGCGGATCTCCTGGTATGTCACGGTTCTCGATCTGGGACCGGCAGGAGCGGTGTATACCGAGGGCTGGGACCGCCACGTGGTCGCGTGCGGCAAGGCGGCTAAAGACACCAAGCGCGCCATCAACACCCGGCGTATCTATCCTCCGTTGAACCGTGACCGCGATGCATTGCTGGCCGCCGCCGCGCCCGAACTGCAGACCGCACCCGAGCACGGACACTAG
- a CDS encoding glycosyltransferase family 4 protein: MHLTDVFAPRVGGIEVLVESLARAQTAVGEEVHVITGTVGGSDSELPFQVHRARRMTDVRGILRRLRPSVVHIHVSVASPLAVYSAHHALRLCIPLVVTVHSMWDPPVRACYSLLGRLAGWHDGMVFTAVSTVVADQVGRALSSTPVVVPNAVATDLWEVPSTSGTGLHVVSVGRLVTRRQPLKLLEVLRLAQDRLAGEVRVRATIVGSGPRRGAMLRYLRRHGMAEWVRLVGSQDHRAVREILASADVYLNVTRREAFGLATLEARTAGVPVIARSGTGVADFVEDGREGLLGRSTEDLVTALVSLGRRRTLRDRISAHNRAVPPAEFSWPVVLDRLRTCYDDAARHVTAAANGKDALG; the protein is encoded by the coding sequence GTGCATCTGACCGATGTTTTCGCGCCCCGCGTCGGGGGCATCGAGGTGCTGGTCGAGTCCCTGGCTCGCGCACAGACCGCTGTCGGCGAGGAAGTTCACGTGATCACCGGGACCGTCGGCGGCAGCGACTCGGAACTGCCCTTTCAGGTCCACCGGGCACGCCGAATGACCGACGTGCGCGGCATACTTCGGCGACTGCGGCCCAGTGTCGTGCACATTCATGTGAGTGTGGCGTCACCGCTGGCGGTCTACTCCGCGCACCACGCGCTTCGGTTGTGTATCCCGCTCGTGGTCACGGTGCACAGCATGTGGGATCCTCCGGTCCGGGCCTGCTACAGCCTGCTCGGGCGGCTGGCGGGCTGGCACGACGGCATGGTGTTCACGGCGGTGAGTACAGTCGTCGCCGATCAGGTCGGGCGTGCGTTGTCCAGTACTCCCGTCGTAGTGCCCAACGCGGTGGCAACTGACCTGTGGGAGGTGCCGTCCACGAGTGGCACTGGTCTGCATGTCGTTTCGGTGGGCAGGCTGGTCACGCGCAGGCAACCGTTGAAGCTGCTCGAGGTCCTTCGGCTGGCGCAGGACCGGCTGGCCGGTGAGGTGCGGGTGCGCGCCACGATCGTCGGCTCGGGCCCGCGCCGCGGTGCGATGCTCCGTTATCTGCGCAGGCATGGCATGGCCGAGTGGGTGCGATTGGTGGGTTCGCAGGATCATCGGGCGGTGCGCGAGATCTTGGCGTCGGCGGATGTGTACCTGAATGTCACCCGCCGCGAGGCCTTCGGATTGGCGACTTTGGAGGCTCGAACGGCCGGTGTTCCAGTGATCGCTCGATCCGGCACCGGCGTCGCGGATTTCGTCGAGGACGGCCGCGAGGGCCTGCTGGGCCGCTCCACCGAGGACCTCGTCACCGCACTGGTATCGCTGGGCCGGCGACGGACGCTGCGCGATCGCATCAGCGCCCATAATCGAGCCGTACCCCCTGCCGAATTCAGTTGGCCTGTCGTATTGGATCGGCTGCGTACCTGCTACGACGATGCCGCACGGCACGTCACCGCCGCGGCCAACGGGAAGGACGCGCTCGGATGA
- a CDS encoding alpha/beta fold hydrolase, which yields MDEMRIITEDGVGLHVELDGDPAGPHTLLFVNGINTGLIYWGHQRATLADLGRIVLFDHRGHGRSDEPVTGRATVAQLGRDIGTVIDTIASERPVVIVAHSLGGMAVSALAEQRPELFGRQVAGVALLDCVARGWGGIALRLPDFVVGPVVRMLWWGIPPLRRLLTDTSERRHPELAGGRTAPSRRTPFVSLRRARRLIASLRTMTLLSLLADVSTCDHSAGLSALGRAQVLVIAGAEDRMIPLRHKVRAAARIPGAELVIVADAGHLSSIVKPDCVDGHLRAFISALPAPHVQVNRSAAAPPTSRSSSSATPRPSASTVAAAPIRSGRPTPAICGPKPANSTPSWPPKPPNTPHSSAWTPRREGTTPAPRPANDG from the coding sequence ATGGATGAGATGCGGATCATCACCGAGGACGGCGTCGGACTGCATGTCGAACTCGACGGAGACCCGGCCGGTCCGCACACCCTCCTCTTCGTCAACGGTATCAATACCGGCTTGATCTATTGGGGCCATCAGCGCGCGACTCTCGCCGACCTGGGCCGCATCGTGCTGTTCGACCACCGTGGGCACGGCCGCTCCGACGAACCGGTGACCGGCCGTGCGACGGTCGCGCAGCTAGGGCGTGATATCGGAACGGTCATCGACACTATCGCATCCGAGCGTCCGGTAGTGATCGTCGCGCACTCACTGGGAGGGATGGCGGTGTCCGCCTTGGCCGAACAGCGTCCAGAGCTGTTCGGACGCCAGGTGGCCGGAGTAGCACTCCTGGACTGTGTTGCGCGAGGATGGGGTGGAATCGCCTTGCGCCTACCTGATTTCGTTGTCGGTCCGGTGGTGCGGATGCTCTGGTGGGGGATACCCCCGCTGCGTCGCCTGCTCACCGACACCAGCGAACGCCGACACCCCGAACTCGCCGGAGGCCGGACTGCGCCGAGCAGGCGCACGCCATTCGTCTCGCTACGCCGGGCCCGCAGGCTGATTGCTTCCCTGCGAACGATGACGTTGCTGTCATTGCTGGCCGATGTGTCGACCTGTGACCACAGCGCCGGCCTCTCGGCTCTCGGGCGCGCACAGGTCCTGGTCATCGCGGGCGCCGAAGACCGTATGATTCCTCTGCGACACAAGGTGCGCGCCGCCGCCCGGATACCCGGTGCCGAGCTGGTGATCGTGGCCGATGCCGGTCACCTCAGCTCGATCGTCAAACCAGACTGCGTCGATGGGCACCTGCGCGCCTTCATCAGCGCACTACCAGCCCCGCACGTACAGGTGAATAGATCCGCCGCCGCGCCGCCCACATCACGATCGTCCTCGTCGGCTACCCCGCGGCCATCTGCCTCGACAGTGGCCGCAGCACCCATCCGCTCTGGGCGGCCGACGCCAGCTATCTGCGGGCCGAAACCGGCCAACTCAACACCGTCATGGCCGCCGAAGCCGCCGAACACACCACATTCGTCAGCCTGGACGCCTCGACGCGAGGGCACGACGCCTGCGCCACGCCCGGCGAACGATGGGTGA
- a CDS encoding glutamate ABC transporter substrate-binding protein, with protein MRTHRTFCLAIGAIAVALVATACGGGSDTTTTEDHVREGKLTIGIKFDQPGLGFREADGSYQGYDVEIAKYVAGKLGVPPGGITFKETPTAQREAMIMNGEVDFIVATYSITDERKQKVDFAGPYFVAGQALLARNETTDITGVESLAGNKKLCSVKGSTPAQYVKDHYARDVQLVELDNYSQCVQALRSGAVDVVTADDIILAGFAGQVSGELKLVGDAFTTEKYGIGLKKGDQQTRAKINDAIEQMIADGSWHKAFENTIGPLRDSTLTPPAIDRY; from the coding sequence ATGAGGACGCACCGAACATTTTGCCTCGCCATCGGGGCGATCGCCGTCGCCCTCGTCGCCACCGCCTGCGGTGGCGGCAGCGACACCACGACCACCGAAGACCACGTGCGCGAGGGCAAGCTGACTATCGGCATCAAGTTCGACCAGCCCGGCCTGGGCTTTCGCGAGGCGGACGGCTCGTACCAAGGCTACGACGTGGAGATCGCCAAGTATGTGGCAGGCAAGCTCGGCGTACCGCCCGGCGGCATCACCTTCAAGGAGACGCCGACGGCGCAACGCGAGGCCATGATCATGAATGGCGAGGTGGACTTCATCGTGGCCACCTACTCGATCACCGACGAACGCAAGCAGAAGGTCGACTTCGCCGGACCGTACTTCGTTGCCGGGCAGGCCCTGCTGGCGAGGAACGAGACCACCGATATCACCGGCGTCGAGTCGCTGGCCGGAAACAAGAAACTGTGCTCGGTCAAAGGCTCCACTCCCGCGCAGTATGTCAAGGACCACTACGCCAGAGACGTTCAGCTGGTCGAACTGGACAACTATTCGCAGTGCGTCCAAGCGCTACGCAGCGGTGCGGTCGACGTGGTGACCGCCGACGACATCATCCTCGCAGGGTTCGCCGGACAGGTGTCGGGCGAACTGAAGCTGGTCGGCGACGCGTTCACCACCGAGAAATACGGCATCGGCCTGAAGAAGGGCGACCAGCAGACCCGCGCCAAGATCAATGACGCGATCGAGCAGATGATCGCCGACGGCTCGTGGCACAAGGCCTTCGAGAACACGATCGGTCCGCTCCGCGACTCGACGCTGACGCCACCCGCCATCGATCGTTACTGA
- a CDS encoding tetratricopeptide repeat protein: protein MGVEFAVLGDVRVQVDGRDLDIGHARRRTVLAILLVEAGRIVTADQLVDRVWGEHPPVRARHTLYSYLSRLRAVLEDDVAGFDIARRDGGYVLHIDTETVDMHLFHSLLGQARGAAEGRRALALFDRALRMWRGVPFDRLDSPWLASVRDRLREERFTAEIQRYDVALNLGMHTELLTELTTATAANPFDERLAGQHMLALYRCGRRTEALTRYRTFRTRLVAEIGVEPGDQLRRLHQQMLASEVPPPPAERRTVEVWEPVPRQLPAPSPWFVSRTRELGLLQDALNAAAGIVVVTGTGGAGKTSLVLHWAHREAWRFPDGQLYANLRGFDRVGNPLPPTDVLQGFLEALGVQPEQISAGLDARAALYRSLLAGRRVLVVLDNAYDAEQVRPLLPGEANCLTVITSRDRSSGLVAHEGAVPVPLTVLDETEAVSLLTRRLGPDRVAAEPDAVARLVAHAARLPLALAVVAGRGVSNPAFPLSALAGELRDERARLDALETDDTTSGVRAVFCWSYRTLSPEAARLFRLLSLHPGPDSDRFAAASLAGIDLSHTRTLLHELTRTHLVDEHRPGRFRSHDLLRAYAAELAELEDTEHDRRMALRRCLDFYLHTGFAAERHLAPHWPPIEPTAAQDHVPHLPITNYHQAMEWLTAEHDTLLAATAEAVRAGLDVHAWQLPWVHSTYLSRRGYLAHRAESQRTALAAADRLCDDDARASCHHLLGRAEILLGNQDEALEHLQSALGLYMRLGDTTGMAITHFSLSSAYDLGQRHTRALLHARHALRLFREASDHVWEAFTLTAIGWCHGNAGHHAQALAHCIEAKPLLDRIGDRDGTAHNLHCLGRAHHNLGQYTEAARCYRDSLVLFRELDSPYLEAKSLNHLGDALQAAGDHSGAFEAWTRALDVLEPLAHPDAVEVETKLLDAGVGR from the coding sequence GTGGGGGTCGAGTTCGCCGTGCTCGGCGACGTTCGCGTCCAGGTCGACGGACGGGATCTCGACATCGGGCACGCTCGCCGGCGGACCGTGCTCGCCATCCTGCTCGTCGAGGCAGGTCGGATCGTGACCGCCGACCAGCTCGTCGACCGTGTCTGGGGTGAGCATCCTCCCGTACGGGCTCGACATACGCTCTACAGCTACCTGTCTCGGCTCAGGGCCGTGCTGGAGGACGACGTCGCGGGATTCGACATCGCTCGCCGGGACGGCGGGTATGTGCTGCACATCGACACCGAAACCGTCGACATGCACCTGTTCCACAGCCTTCTCGGACAGGCTCGCGGAGCGGCGGAAGGACGGCGAGCGCTGGCCCTGTTCGACCGTGCCCTTCGAATGTGGCGAGGCGTGCCCTTCGACCGGCTGGACAGCCCGTGGCTGGCGTCGGTGCGCGACCGACTGCGGGAAGAGCGGTTCACCGCCGAGATTCAGCGTTACGACGTCGCACTGAACCTCGGGATGCACACCGAACTGCTGACCGAGCTGACGACCGCGACGGCGGCGAACCCGTTCGACGAGCGGCTCGCCGGTCAGCACATGCTCGCCCTGTACCGATGCGGACGCCGGACAGAGGCATTGACGCGGTACCGCACGTTTCGTACCCGGCTCGTGGCGGAGATAGGCGTCGAACCCGGCGATCAACTGCGACGTCTGCACCAGCAGATGCTCGCCTCGGAGGTACCGCCTCCTCCCGCCGAACGGCGAACGGTGGAGGTCTGGGAGCCGGTGCCGCGGCAGTTACCGGCACCGTCCCCGTGGTTCGTCTCCCGTACTCGCGAACTCGGTCTGCTCCAGGACGCACTGAACGCCGCCGCGGGCATCGTCGTGGTGACGGGGACCGGCGGGGCGGGCAAGACGTCGTTGGTGCTGCACTGGGCGCACCGCGAGGCCTGGAGATTCCCGGACGGACAGCTCTACGCGAACCTGCGCGGTTTCGACCGAGTGGGCAACCCGTTGCCTCCGACGGATGTGTTGCAAGGTTTCCTGGAAGCACTCGGCGTGCAGCCAGAGCAGATCTCGGCCGGTCTGGACGCGCGGGCCGCGCTGTACCGCAGCCTGCTGGCGGGCCGACGAGTGCTCGTGGTGCTGGACAACGCCTACGACGCCGAACAGGTCAGACCTCTGCTCCCCGGCGAGGCGAACTGCCTCACGGTGATCACCAGTCGGGACCGGTCTTCCGGCTTGGTCGCCCATGAGGGGGCGGTGCCCGTTCCCTTGACCGTGCTCGACGAGACCGAAGCCGTGTCGCTTCTCACCAGGCGATTGGGACCCGACCGGGTTGCCGCCGAACCCGACGCGGTGGCACGGCTCGTCGCGCACGCCGCACGACTTCCATTGGCCCTGGCTGTGGTGGCGGGCCGCGGCGTGAGCAACCCGGCGTTCCCGCTGAGCGCGCTCGCCGGTGAACTGCGTGACGAGCGAGCGCGGCTGGACGCGCTGGAGACAGACGACACAACGTCGGGCGTGCGAGCGGTGTTCTGCTGGTCCTACCGCACGCTGAGTCCCGAAGCGGCCCGGTTGTTCCGGCTGCTGAGCCTGCACCCCGGCCCCGACTCGGACCGGTTCGCCGCGGCTTCGCTCGCCGGGATCGACCTGTCGCACACCCGCACGCTGTTGCACGAGCTGACGCGGACGCACCTCGTGGACGAGCACCGCCCCGGCCGCTTCCGCTCGCACGACCTGCTCCGCGCGTATGCGGCGGAACTGGCCGAGCTGGAGGACACCGAGCACGACCGGAGAATGGCACTGCGACGATGCCTCGACTTCTACCTGCACACCGGGTTCGCCGCCGAACGGCATCTGGCACCGCACTGGCCACCGATCGAACCCACCGCAGCGCAGGACCACGTCCCGCACCTGCCCATCACGAACTACCACCAGGCCATGGAATGGCTCACCGCTGAGCACGACACGCTGCTGGCCGCGACGGCTGAGGCAGTCCGCGCAGGCCTGGACGTGCACGCATGGCAGTTGCCCTGGGTGCACAGCACGTACCTGAGCAGGCGAGGATATCTGGCGCACCGCGCCGAGTCGCAGCGCACGGCACTCGCAGCCGCCGACCGCCTGTGCGACGACGACGCCCGGGCCTCTTGTCACCACCTCCTCGGCAGAGCCGAAATCCTGTTGGGCAATCAGGACGAGGCTCTCGAGCACCTGCAAAGCGCCCTCGGCCTCTACATGCGCCTCGGCGACACCACCGGTATGGCCATCACCCATTTCTCCCTCAGCTCGGCCTACGACCTGGGCCAGCGCCACACGAGGGCACTGCTGCATGCCCGCCACGCGCTGCGGCTGTTTCGCGAGGCGAGCGACCACGTTTGGGAGGCGTTCACCCTCACCGCCATCGGCTGGTGCCACGGCAACGCAGGCCACCACGCGCAAGCCCTCGCCCACTGCATCGAGGCGAAACCACTACTGGACCGGATCGGAGACCGAGACGGCACCGCCCACAACCTCCACTGCCTCGGGCGCGCACACCACAATCTCGGCCAGTACACCGAGGCCGCGCGGTGCTACCGCGACTCGCTCGTCCTGTTCCGCGAACTGGACAGCCCTTACCTGGAGGCGAAGAGCCTCAACCACCTCGGCGATGCATTGCAGGCGGCGGGTGACCATTCCGGAGCGTTCGAAGCATGGACCCGAGCGCTCGATGTCCTCGAACCGCTGGCCCACCCTGACGCCGTCGAGGTCGAAACCAAGCTCCTCGACGCCGGTGTGGGCCGGTAG
- a CDS encoding class II histone deacetylase, translated as MTTGYVWNTLYGWADTGSGSLFPSDVTVGLQPIGHHLAHPDTKRRFHELVAVSGLLEKLHPIEAVPATEADILRVHTVQHLERIKAESLQPKGGDAGDGVSSFGRGGYEIAALSAGGAIALVQQVLDGTVDNGYALVNPPGHHATRATGMGFCIFNNVSVAAAYAKDVLGVRRIAVVDWDVHHGNGTQDIWYEDPSVLTISIHQHLCFPPESGYREERGAGDGYGYAINVPLPPGSGDAAYSHAIDRVVEPALRAFAPELILVASGFDASILDPLARQMVTSGGFQHLTRRMLEIADGTCAGRIAFVQEGGYSPHYVPFCGLAVVRELLGEEFVDDPYTPIVSTQGGDVLLEHEATAIEAAADLVAEL; from the coding sequence ATGACAACTGGATACGTGTGGAACACCCTCTACGGGTGGGCCGACACGGGTAGCGGAAGCCTGTTCCCGTCCGACGTCACGGTCGGTCTCCAGCCGATCGGCCACCACCTCGCGCACCCCGATACCAAGCGACGATTCCATGAATTGGTCGCGGTGTCCGGCCTGTTGGAGAAGTTGCATCCGATCGAGGCGGTGCCCGCTACCGAGGCCGACATACTGCGCGTGCACACGGTGCAACATCTGGAGCGGATCAAGGCCGAGAGCTTGCAACCGAAGGGCGGAGACGCCGGCGACGGGGTCTCGTCCTTCGGCAGGGGCGGGTACGAGATCGCCGCGCTTTCGGCGGGCGGCGCGATCGCGCTCGTCCAGCAAGTGCTCGACGGGACGGTCGACAATGGTTATGCGCTGGTCAATCCGCCGGGTCACCACGCGACCCGTGCTACCGGCATGGGCTTCTGCATCTTCAACAACGTTTCCGTCGCCGCCGCCTACGCGAAAGATGTTCTCGGTGTGCGGCGCATCGCCGTGGTGGACTGGGACGTCCACCACGGCAACGGCACCCAGGACATCTGGTATGAGGATCCCTCGGTGCTGACCATCTCGATCCACCAGCACCTCTGCTTCCCGCCGGAGTCCGGTTACCGGGAGGAGCGTGGCGCGGGCGACGGATACGGTTACGCGATCAATGTGCCGCTTCCGCCGGGCAGCGGCGACGCCGCGTATTCGCACGCGATCGACCGAGTGGTGGAGCCGGCGCTGCGCGCCTTCGCGCCCGAACTGATCCTCGTGGCGTCGGGCTTCGACGCGAGCATCCTCGATCCGCTGGCTCGGCAGATGGTCACCAGCGGCGGCTTCCAGCACCTGACCCGCCGGATGCTGGAGATCGCGGACGGAACCTGCGCGGGCCGCATCGCCTTCGTGCAAGAAGGTGGCTACAGCCCGCACTATGTTCCGTTCTGCGGGCTCGCGGTGGTGCGCGAGCTGCTCGGTGAAGAATTCGTGGACGATCCGTACACGCCGATCGTCTCGACGCAGGGTGGCGACGTCCTCCTCGAGCACGAGGCCACGGCGATCGAAGCCGCGGCGGACTTGGTCGCCGAGCTCTGA